A stretch of Paludisphaera borealis DNA encodes these proteins:
- a CDS encoding DUF2961 domain-containing protein: MSLRRHTRPGALIALLLFSTSATADEPPTIPVGLDSYLQWEKWPYQRIGARAYMRSTYDRRGGNEGADASHFLYQERDDFNVSLDVEGPGVLYFARYNHWHGSPWHYEVDGTDHIVKESSTADPNKPAADSVFLPASLFPNPLAWTWSATKGADMSWVPIPFERSFRMAYSRTHYGTGYYIYHQFVRGAKLSRPIRAWDAKTPPDPEALKLIARSGTDIAPRPGTPDGDKVGVREQHGTVDLKQGETVALVKLDNAPAMIRALEFSAPRDSALALGRARLRVTWDGRPSASIDAPVALFYGSGALYNRDGREYLVKGFPIHVRYDDSRVHLACYFPMPFFRSAKVELIAASEPVPDVRWSVRTAPYRDPANHVAYFHATYADHGATPEPGKDLVLLDTRNAEGGGDWAGHLVGTSFIFSHDARLDTLEGDPRFFFDDSQTPQAQGTGTEEWGGGGDYWGGRNMTLPFAGHPIGAKDAKSAVSDLDKIESAYRFLLADLMPFAKNARIQLEHGGTNESTEHYETVAYWYGTPGHALIQTDAFQVGDEASEHAHRYVSPNASAPTEITSRYEWGPDHVKGKEVYPAHTDKGRTTTGASEFTLKIDPKNLGVLLRRKLDYAYPNQRAEVEVADARDDHEGTALKWSPAGAWYTAGSNTCVYSNPKDELGETQHVAQTSNRRFRDDEFLIPRDLTAGRSAIRVRVRFTPVDRPLFPGRPVAPLAWSEIRYTAYSYVMPDSPVSQGDAPR, encoded by the coding sequence ATGTCGTTGCGCCGTCATACCCGCCCCGGGGCTTTGATCGCCCTGCTTCTTTTTTCGACCAGCGCGACGGCCGACGAGCCGCCGACGATCCCGGTCGGGCTCGACTCCTATCTCCAGTGGGAGAAATGGCCGTACCAGCGGATCGGGGCCCGGGCGTACATGCGGAGCACTTACGACCGACGCGGCGGGAACGAGGGAGCCGACGCGTCCCACTTCCTGTACCAGGAGCGGGACGACTTCAACGTCAGCCTCGACGTGGAAGGGCCCGGGGTGCTGTACTTCGCCCGGTACAACCACTGGCACGGCAGCCCCTGGCACTACGAGGTCGACGGGACCGATCATATCGTCAAGGAATCGAGCACGGCCGACCCGAACAAGCCGGCGGCGGATTCCGTGTTCCTACCCGCGTCGCTGTTCCCCAACCCGCTCGCCTGGACGTGGTCGGCGACCAAGGGGGCCGACATGTCGTGGGTTCCGATCCCGTTCGAGCGGTCGTTCCGGATGGCCTATTCCCGCACCCATTACGGGACCGGGTATTACATCTACCACCAGTTCGTCCGGGGCGCGAAGCTGTCGCGGCCGATCCGGGCGTGGGACGCCAAGACCCCGCCCGACCCCGAGGCGCTCAAGCTGATCGCCCGGTCCGGGACCGACATCGCTCCGCGACCGGGCACGCCGGACGGCGACAAGGTCGGCGTCCGCGAGCAGCACGGGACGGTCGACTTGAAGCAGGGCGAGACGGTTGCGCTGGTGAAGCTCGACAACGCGCCCGCCATGATCCGGGCGCTCGAGTTTTCCGCCCCGAGGGATTCGGCCCTCGCCCTCGGCCGGGCTCGACTGCGGGTGACCTGGGACGGCCGCCCGTCGGCCTCGATCGACGCCCCGGTCGCACTGTTTTACGGGTCCGGCGCCCTGTACAACCGCGACGGCCGCGAATACCTGGTCAAGGGGTTCCCGATCCACGTCCGGTACGACGACTCGCGCGTCCACCTGGCCTGCTACTTCCCGATGCCGTTCTTCCGGTCAGCCAAAGTCGAACTGATCGCCGCCAGCGAGCCCGTCCCGGACGTCCGATGGTCGGTGCGAACGGCCCCGTACCGCGACCCGGCGAACCACGTGGCTTACTTCCACGCGACCTACGCCGACCACGGCGCCACTCCGGAGCCCGGCAAGGACCTGGTCCTGCTCGACACCCGAAACGCCGAGGGCGGGGGTGATTGGGCCGGGCACCTGGTCGGAACGTCGTTCATCTTTTCGCATGACGCCAGGCTCGACACCCTGGAGGGAGACCCGAGGTTCTTCTTCGACGATAGCCAGACCCCGCAAGCGCAAGGCACAGGCACCGAGGAGTGGGGAGGCGGCGGCGACTACTGGGGAGGACGGAACATGACCCTGCCGTTCGCCGGTCACCCGATCGGCGCGAAGGACGCCAAGTCGGCCGTGAGCGACCTCGACAAGATCGAGTCGGCCTATCGATTCCTGCTCGCCGACCTGATGCCGTTCGCCAAGAACGCCAGGATTCAACTGGAGCACGGCGGGACGAACGAGTCGACCGAGCACTACGAGACCGTCGCGTACTGGTACGGGACGCCCGGCCATGCGCTGATCCAGACCGACGCGTTCCAGGTCGGCGACGAGGCGAGCGAGCACGCCCACCGATACGTTTCGCCCAACGCCTCCGCGCCGACGGAGATCACGTCCCGGTACGAGTGGGGGCCGGACCATGTGAAGGGCAAGGAAGTCTACCCCGCGCACACCGACAAGGGACGGACCACGACCGGTGCGTCGGAGTTCACCCTGAAGATCGACCCAAAGAACCTCGGCGTGTTGCTCCGGAGGAAGCTCGACTACGCGTACCCGAACCAGCGGGCCGAGGTCGAAGTGGCCGACGCCCGCGATGACCACGAAGGCACCGCGCTCAAGTGGAGCCCGGCCGGCGCATGGTACACGGCCGGATCAAACACATGCGTCTACTCTAATCCGAAGGACGAGCTGGGCGAAACCCAGCACGTCGCCCAGACTTCGAACCGACGGTTCCGCGACGATGAGTTCCTGATCCCCCGCGACCTGACCGCCGGCCGGTCGGCGATCCGCGTCCGGGTCCGGTTCACGCCGGTCGACCGTCCGCTGTTCCCAGGGCGTCCCGTCGCCCCCTTGGCCTGGAGCGAGATCCGCTACACCGCTTACAGCTACGTCATGCCGGATTCGCCCGTGAGCCAGGGCGACGCGCCTCGATAG
- a CDS encoding TolB family protein, whose amino-acid sequence MRYTLSAAPLLLFLLATSVPADEPKPPGLIAFAARRWEGEYRSRDIPGGVETTPVVGSIYTVRADGTGLCKVVEPGRDANAPAFSPDGRWLYFQSNADGSYQIQRCRPDGSKPATVVAPPRFGPSCKSVYGLNMASNGRMVMTAYDGRTGRVALADADGANPRLIAPDAGYLYMACLSPDGRTIVCSGPAAGYRLQRIELDDPKPVVLTPDHPESFVPQFTPDGRTIVFFRRDGEIYRVERDGRNLQRLTTGAKHVEFRLSPQDHHGSSDAPHVSPDGRRIAYVAEADGAPEVHVMNLDGSQQRRLTLRKSPCARVRWSPDGAWIAFVSFVGKYPQLFILPAEGGEPRQLTNLDEAVYFLAWQPKP is encoded by the coding sequence ATGCGTTACACCTTGTCCGCCGCACCGTTGCTGCTCTTCCTGCTGGCGACCAGCGTTCCCGCCGACGAACCCAAGCCCCCCGGGCTGATCGCGTTCGCGGCCCGGCGGTGGGAAGGCGAATACCGCAGCCGCGACATTCCGGGAGGCGTCGAGACGACGCCGGTCGTCGGGTCGATCTACACCGTGCGGGCCGATGGAACGGGGCTCTGCAAGGTCGTCGAGCCCGGCCGCGACGCCAACGCCCCGGCGTTCTCGCCCGACGGCCGCTGGCTCTATTTCCAGTCCAACGCCGACGGATCGTACCAAATCCAGCGCTGCCGCCCCGACGGCTCCAAGCCGGCGACGGTCGTCGCGCCCCCCAGGTTCGGCCCGTCGTGCAAGAGCGTCTACGGCCTGAATATGGCCTCGAACGGCCGGATGGTCATGACGGCCTACGACGGTCGAACCGGCCGGGTCGCACTCGCCGACGCCGACGGCGCCAACCCGCGCCTCATCGCGCCCGACGCCGGCTATCTGTACATGGCCTGCCTCAGCCCCGACGGCCGCACGATCGTCTGTTCGGGCCCGGCCGCCGGCTACCGCCTGCAACGGATCGAGTTGGACGACCCGAAGCCGGTCGTCCTCACCCCCGACCACCCGGAATCGTTCGTCCCCCAGTTCACCCCGGACGGCCGGACGATCGTCTTCTTCCGCCGCGACGGCGAAATTTACCGCGTCGAGCGCGACGGCCGCAACCTCCAACGCCTCACGACCGGCGCGAAGCACGTCGAGTTCCGGCTCTCGCCCCAGGACCACCACGGATCGAGCGACGCTCCCCACGTCTCGCCCGACGGCCGCCGAATCGCATACGTCGCCGAAGCCGACGGCGCGCCCGAAGTCCACGTCATGAACCTCGACGGCTCCCAGCAACGCCGCCTGACCCTCCGGAAGTCCCCCTGCGCCCGCGTCCGATGGAGCCCCGACGGCGCCTGGATCGCCTTCGTCTCATTCGTCGGCAAATATCCCCAACTCTTCATACTCCCCGCCGAAGGAGGCGAGCCCCGACAGCTCACCAACCTTGACGAGGCCGTCTACTTCCTCGCCTGGCAGCCGAAACCTTGA